A window of the Bufo gargarizans isolate SCDJY-AF-19 chromosome 1, ASM1485885v1, whole genome shotgun sequence genome harbors these coding sequences:
- the LOC122935939 gene encoding uncharacterized protein LOC122935939, with translation KKNSQYSEKDQSSSSIIKFLNSTVSKFSKKGSSQIANHLELYESTMDSLKLYSDADRIRFLPWAFDDRYRHYFTSFKERGVQDWPSVLHEVKLEFGPYRTTTAAKRDIYSLTCRPNQSPREFLSVLKNAYGLAYRSPNWESEEFKQLFYDAMPTQIKLNLARDLDIDAPLDRLVTAATMLYNISECHTTGERRFKNSPEQKVAEAKVNPNLGFESQPRRFPQSTGPSQQAQQQQVGPPKQTKPQNNNGSEGNNSGNGKSNYRPYYNYGPQGYRPYNTRSYQGYRRWDNRPRQQREDRQESLNSPRSRSPTNNQGAQQSQNVPKPNRFDQLVEQVAQLSNMVNKLSQLSPEKQPNPFLGATAGPSNVTA, from the coding sequence aagaaaaattcccaatattcagaaaaggatcagagctcctccagcataattaagtttttaaatagtacagtatccaagttttccaagaaaggttcttctcagatagccaatcacttagaactgtatgaatccactatggattctttaaaattatactctgatgctgaccggattaggttccttccatgggcatttgatgatagaTATCGTCATTATTTTACATCCTTTAAGGAGAGAGGAGTACAAGATTGGCCAAGTGTTTTGCATGAGGTTAAATTGGAATTCGGACCATACCgaaccactactgctgcaaaacgggacatatatagccttacgtgtagacccaatcagagtccccgtgaattcctctctgtcctcaaaaatgcctatgggttggcatatagatccccaaattgggaatctgaagaattcaagcagttattctatgatgctatgccaacccagatcaaacttaacttagccagagatctggatattgatgctcccttggataggttggtgacggctgccaccatgctgtataatatcagtgagtgccataCAACAGGTGAGAGAAGGTTTAAAAATTCCCCAGAGCAAAAggtagctgaagctaaggtaaaccctaacTTGGGATTTGAAAGCCAGCCACGAAGATTCCCTCAATCTACAGGACCTTCTCAacaagcccagcaacaacaggtaggaccgcCCAAACAGACCAAACCCCAAAATAATAATGGATCAGAGGGGAATAATTCAGGTAATGGGAAGTCTAACTACCGTCCCTATTACAATTACGGTCCCCAGGGATATAGGCCCTATAACACTAGAAGTTACCAGGGTTATAGACGTTGGGATaataggcccagacaacagagggaagataggcaggaatccttgaattcacccaggagtaggtcacctaccaataaccagggtgcccaacaaagccaaaatgtgcccaaaccaaacaggtttgatcagctggtagagcaagtggcccagctgagcaatatggtaaataagttgtcccagttatccccagaaaaacagcctaatccttttttaggggcaactgccggTCCCAGCAATGTAACAGCATAA